The following proteins are encoded in a genomic region of Aliiroseovarius sp. F47248L:
- a CDS encoding extensin family protein, protein MRPKGFARKIAASTPKPGSSGRRGRVCGVNEIKGQAISAIPGRIRGCGVSDPVRVTEVSGIKLSQPAVIDCTTAKALNAWVRDGVFPAVGRLGGGPATLRVAAHYACRTRNNQPGAKVSEHGRGRAIDISGVTLKNGATITVLKGWSDPVRGKVLKKMHKAACGPFGTVLGPKSDRFHKDHLHLDTARYRSGSYCR, encoded by the coding sequence TTGCGCCCAAAAGGCTTTGCACGGAAAATTGCAGCGTCGACACCCAAGCCTGGCAGTTCGGGGCGTCGTGGACGTGTCTGCGGTGTTAACGAGATCAAGGGACAGGCAATTTCTGCTATCCCGGGAAGGATCCGCGGATGTGGTGTATCCGACCCGGTGCGTGTGACCGAGGTGTCGGGCATAAAGCTGAGCCAACCGGCGGTGATCGATTGCACCACCGCGAAAGCCCTGAACGCTTGGGTGCGAGATGGGGTGTTTCCGGCGGTTGGACGGCTTGGCGGTGGTCCTGCGACCCTGCGCGTTGCTGCGCACTACGCTTGTCGCACGCGAAACAACCAACCGGGTGCAAAGGTCAGCGAACACGGGCGTGGACGTGCCATCGATATTTCAGGTGTGACGCTTAAGAATGGCGCGACCATCACGGTTCTGAAAGGGTGGAGCGATCCAGTTCGGGGAAAAGTCTTGAAGAAGATGCACAAGGCGGCCTGTGGTCCCTTCGGTACAGTGCTTGGCCCCAAATCAGACAGGTTTCACAAAGATCATCTGCATCTGGATACCGCGCGTTATCGCAGCGGGTCTTATTGTCGGTGA
- a CDS encoding prephenate/arogenate dehydrogenase family protein — translation MSVIYNRVALIGLGLIASSMAHAIRRAGLAGEIVGTARSAETRDVARELGFCDRIVDSASEAVDGADLVVLAVPVGAMGAVAAEISTHLQPEATVTDVGSVKRAVIEAVAPHLPDHVHFIPGHPLAGTEHSGPRSGFAELFDNRWSILIPNGADDAATERLISLWKGMGSNVEVMDADHHDLVLSVTSHTPHLIAYTMVGVADDLSRVTDSEVIKYSAAGFRDFTRIAASDPTMWRDVFLSNKDATLEILGRFTEELFALQRAIRVGDGEALFDYFTRTRTIRRGIIEAGQDTDAPDFGRKGKHD, via the coding sequence ATGAGTGTAATTTACAACCGTGTCGCTTTGATCGGGCTTGGCCTGATCGCGTCATCCATGGCCCACGCCATCCGCCGGGCGGGCTTGGCAGGCGAAATTGTCGGCACTGCGCGTTCGGCCGAGACTCGCGATGTCGCCCGCGAACTTGGTTTTTGTGATCGTATAGTCGATTCAGCTTCTGAAGCGGTCGACGGTGCAGATTTGGTTGTTCTTGCTGTCCCGGTTGGCGCAATGGGTGCCGTCGCAGCAGAGATTAGCACACACCTTCAGCCCGAAGCGACGGTAACAGATGTCGGATCAGTGAAACGCGCGGTAATCGAAGCAGTGGCCCCGCATCTGCCTGATCATGTGCATTTCATACCCGGCCACCCTTTGGCGGGGACAGAACATAGCGGCCCCCGGTCTGGATTTGCAGAACTTTTCGACAACCGCTGGAGCATTCTGATCCCCAACGGTGCGGACGACGCTGCAACCGAACGGTTGATCAGTTTGTGGAAAGGCATGGGGTCGAATGTTGAAGTTATGGATGCAGATCACCACGATCTGGTGTTGTCTGTTACCAGCCACACGCCCCACCTGATCGCTTACACTATGGTTGGTGTCGCCGATGACCTGTCGCGTGTCACGGATAGTGAAGTCATCAAGTATTCAGCGGCGGGTTTTCGCGACTTTACGCGGATTGCTGCGTCGGACCCAACCATGTGGCGCGATGTGTTTTTATCCAATAAAGACGCGACGTTAGAAATACTTGGCCGGTTCACAGAAGAGCTGTTTGCCTTGCAGCGGGCTATTCGCGTCGGGGACGGAGAGGCCTTGTTCGACTATTTCACTCGAACCCGAACGATCCGTCGTGGTATTATCGAAGCCGGACAGGATACGGACGCGCCCGATTTCGGTCGGAAGGGAAAGCATGATTGA
- the hisC gene encoding histidinol-phosphate transaminase, whose amino-acid sequence MTKIEPQPGIMQIKPYVGGASSVAGVANVIKLSSNENPFGPSPDAIEAFQRAGRELHRYPNTDHAPLRNAIGALHKLDPARIICGVGSDEVITFLCQCYSGPGTEVIYTEHGFSMYKISALAAGAIPVKVPERERMVDVDEILKAVTELTSLVFVTNPGNPTGTMVSQAELARLARELPDHVLLVLDGAYVEYVDGFDGGARLVDKYDNVFMTRTFSKMYGLGGLRIGWGYGAPDVIDVLNRVRGPFNLSMAQQDAAVAALQDRDHVARCLSENTRLRSWLAEALAELGVPSDTSCANFILARFANPEEAEDCNAFLQEQGIIVRMVAGYGLPHCLRITIGDEASCRRVAHMIGRFKGGAPGSKLMLLEEDRLDDEAAT is encoded by the coding sequence ATGACAAAGATCGAACCTCAACCGGGGATCATGCAGATAAAGCCCTATGTGGGTGGCGCCTCCAGCGTTGCTGGTGTGGCAAACGTGATCAAGCTGAGCTCGAACGAAAACCCGTTCGGTCCAAGCCCAGACGCGATTGAAGCGTTTCAGCGGGCGGGGCGCGAGTTGCATCGCTATCCAAACACCGACCACGCGCCGTTGCGAAACGCCATTGGAGCACTCCACAAACTGGATCCCGCGCGGATCATCTGCGGGGTCGGATCGGATGAGGTCATCACGTTCCTGTGCCAGTGCTACTCTGGTCCCGGAACTGAGGTGATCTATACAGAACACGGCTTTTCCATGTACAAGATTTCGGCTTTGGCGGCAGGTGCCATACCGGTGAAGGTGCCCGAGCGTGAGCGGATGGTTGATGTCGACGAAATTTTAAAAGCCGTCACAGAACTAACCAGCCTTGTCTTCGTCACCAATCCGGGCAACCCGACGGGCACCATGGTCAGTCAGGCAGAACTGGCGCGACTGGCGCGCGAACTGCCCGATCATGTGCTGCTGGTTCTCGACGGGGCCTATGTCGAATATGTCGATGGATTCGATGGCGGGGCGCGGCTTGTTGACAAATACGACAACGTGTTCATGACGCGGACATTCTCGAAGATGTATGGTCTTGGCGGATTGCGGATTGGCTGGGGCTATGGCGCGCCCGATGTGATTGACGTGCTGAACCGCGTGAGGGGGCCGTTTAACCTTTCGATGGCGCAACAAGATGCCGCGGTAGCCGCTTTGCAGGACCGTGATCACGTCGCCCGCTGTCTGTCGGAAAACACACGGCTGCGGTCATGGTTGGCCGAAGCATTGGCCGAACTGGGTGTGCCATCCGATACCTCTTGTGCCAATTTCATTCTGGCCCGTTTCGCCAACCCGGAAGAGGCCGAAGACTGTAACGCGTTCCTTCAGGAACAAGGGATAATCGTGCGTATGGTGGCAGGCTATGGCTTACCACACTGCTTGCGCATCACCATCGGCGACGAGGCATCTTGCCGCCGGGTGGCACATATGATCGGGCGTTTCAAGGGCGGTGCACCGGGTTCAAAGCTGATGCTGCTTGAAGAGGATCGGCTGGATGATGAGGCCGCAACATGA
- the rpsD gene encoding 30S ribosomal protein S4: MTKRTSAKYKIDRRMGENIWGRPKSPVNRREYGPGQHGQRRKGKLSDFGLQLRAKQKLKGYYGDLTEKQFRRIYGEAERVKGDTGENLIGLLERRLDAVVYRAKFVPTVFAARQFVNHGHVRVNGKKVNIPSYRVQEGDVIEVRDRSKQMAAILEAIQLPERDVPDYLEVDHSKLTATFTRTPSLSDVPYPVVMEPNLVVEFYAKN; encoded by the coding sequence GTGACCAAACGCACGTCTGCCAAGTACAAAATTGATCGCCGCATGGGCGAAAACATCTGGGGTCGCCCCAAATCGCCGGTAAACCGTCGTGAATACGGCCCCGGCCAACATGGCCAGCGCCGCAAGGGCAAACTGTCGGACTTCGGTCTGCAACTGCGCGCCAAGCAGAAGCTGAAGGGCTATTACGGCGACCTGACCGAAAAACAATTCCGTCGCATCTATGGTGAAGCCGAGCGTGTCAAAGGCGACACCGGTGAAAACCTGATCGGCCTGCTGGAGCGCCGTCTGGACGCTGTCGTTTACCGCGCGAAGTTTGTACCGACCGTTTTCGCGGCTCGCCAGTTCGTGAACCACGGCCATGTGCGTGTAAACGGCAAAAAAGTGAACATTCCTTCTTACCGCGTTCAAGAAGGTGATGTGATCGAAGTGCGTGACCGCTCCAAGCAAATGGCTGCCATTCTGGAAGCCATTCAACTGCCCGAGCGTGATGTTCCGGATTATCTGGAAGTTGACCATTCGAAACTGACCGCAACATTCACCCGGACGCCCAGCCTGTCGGATGTGCCGTATCCGGTCGTGATGGAACCGAACCTGGTCGTCGAATTCTACGCGAAGAACTAA